A window of the Microtus pennsylvanicus isolate mMicPen1 chromosome 4, mMicPen1.hap1, whole genome shotgun sequence genome harbors these coding sequences:
- the LOC142849041 gene encoding enoyl-CoA delta isomerase 2-like, whose product MPKPGVPDFDNKTKQGAWKETARQNYVDLASSLSPSSEASSQGKSGADVKVQESKDIVVTSADGITKIMFNRPSRKNAITLQMYQEIMLALKNASRDNSTITVFTGAGDYYCSGNDLNNLINATGEIQELAIKCAMALRELVSDFIDFPKPLVAVVNGPAVGLAVTLLGLFDAVYASDKVILFLANQ is encoded by the exons ATGCCTAAACCGGGTGTGCCTGACTTTGACAACAAAACCAAGCAGGGTGCATGGAAG GAAACTGCCAGGCAGAACTATGTGGATCTGGCGTCCAGTTTGAGTCCCTCATCTGAAGCCTCTAGCCAGGGCAAAAGTGGAGCTGATGTGAAAGTCCAGGAGTCTAAGGACATTGTGGTAACCTCTGCAGATGGCATCACGAAGATCATGTTCAATCGGCCCTCCAGAAAGAATGCCATAACTTTACAG ATGTATCAGGAGATTATGCTGGCACTTAAAAATGCCAGCAGAGATAACTCAACCATAACTGTTTTCACAG GAGCTGGTGACTATTACTGCAGTGGGAATGACCTAAATAACTTGATTAATGCCACTGGTGAAATCCAGGAGTTAGCTATAAAGTGTGCTATGGCACTGAG GGAACTTGTAAGTGATTTTATAGACTTTCCCAAGCCTCTGGTTGCAGTAGTAAATGGCCCAGCTGTAGGACTCGCCGTCACTCTTCTGGGACTATTTGATGCTGTCTACGCATCTGACAAGGTAATTCTGTTCCTGgctaatcagtga